The DNA segment CCGGGGCATCTTGCTCAGGATCCCGCCTTTGGGCTAGATTGGCACTCGGGGTTTTAGAGTGCTAACTGAGTGCGAGCTCTGTGTTGGGTTAGGTTGATGGATTCCCCAGGGATCCCTGCGCGGCTGTCGGCACTCGGCGTGAAATAGCCCAGTCCAATTTACGAGGATCGTGGATTCTATGGCAAAGCTGATTCTGTTCAAGGACGAAGCCCGTAAGGCACTGGAGCAGGGCATCAATCAACTGGCGAATGCTGTCAAAGTCACCGTTGGCCCAAAGGGACGCAATGTGGTGTTGGAGAAAAAGTTTGGTGCCCCCCAAATCATCAACGACGGTGTCACGATTGCCAAAGAAATTGAGCTGGCAGATCCCTTAGAAAACACGGGCGCTCAGCTGATGCGGGAAGTAGCCTCCAAAACCAATGATGTTGCCGGAGATGGCACCACCACTGCAACTATCCTGGCTCAAAGCATGGTGCGGGAAGGCTTGAAAAATATTTCGGCGGGTGCCAATCCGATCAGCTTGCGACGAGGCATTGAGAAAACCACGGCTTACTTGGTGGAGCAAATTGCTGCTCACGCCAAGCCTGTAGAGGGCCGTAAGACCATCGCGGAAGTGGCAGCCCTTGCTGCGGGTAATGACAGTGAAGTGGGCGAGATGATCGCCAAAGCAATGGATGCGGTAGGTCGAGATGGGGTGATTACGGTCGAAGAATCCAAATCCTTGGAGACCGAACTGGATTTGGTGGAAGGGATGCAGTTCGACCGAGGCTACATTTCCCCCTACTTCGTAACCGATCCAGAGCGGCTGGTGACGGAATACGAAAATGCCTACCTGCTGATCACCAACAACAAAATTTCCAGTCTGCAAGACTTGGTGCCCATTTTGGAGCGCGTTGCCCGTGAAGGTCGCCCTCTGTTGGTACTGGCAGAAGATGTAGAAGGAGAAGCCCTGGCCACTTTGGTGGTCAACCGCTTGCGGGGTGTGTTGAATGTGGTGGCTGTGAAAGCTCCCGCCTTTGGGGATCGACGCAAAGCGATGTTGGAAGATATTGCCATCCTCACGGGCGGCCAGATGATCTCCGAAGATATTGGCATCAAACTAGACAGTGTCACCCTCGACATGATGGGTGTGGCTCGCAAAATTACCGTGACCAAAGACAAGACCACCATTGTGACAGATGGATCCACCAAAGCCTTGGTGGAGAAGCGAGTCGGACAAATTCGTAAGCAGTTGGAAGCTACCGATTCTGAGTACGACCGCGAAAAACTGCAAGAGCGCATCGCCAAGTTATCTGGGGGTGTGGCTGTAATCAAAGTGGGAGCTGCAACCGAAACAGAGCTTAAGGATCGCAAGCTGCGTATTGAAGATGCCTTGAATGCTACCAAAGCTGCTGTAGAAGAAGGGATTGTTCCTGGAGGAGGAGCCACTCTGTTACATCTTTCCAAAGGGATCCCTGCCTTTAAGGCGAAGCTGAAACCGGAAGAGCAGATCGGCGCAGATATTGTTTCGCGGGCTTTGCAGGCGCCATTGTTTCAAATTGCCCACAACTCGGGCCTTGAGGGATCCGTGGTGGTCGAGAAGGTATTGGAAAAAGAGATGCCTTTTGGTTTCGATGCCCTGACGGGAAACTATGTCGATCTCATCGCCCAGGGGATCGTCGATCCGGCGAAAGTGGCTCGTTCTGCCCTACAGAATGCTGCTTCCATTGCGGGAATGTACCTGACAACGGAAGCGATTGTGGTAGAAAAACCCGAACCTAAGTCTGCTGCCCCGGCGGGTGGCCCAGGGAGTATGGGTGGTATGGGCGGTATGGGCATGATGTAACCCCCATTCCTATCCGTTGCTGATACTGATGTCTTGGCCCCTACTTGTTGGGGGCTTTCCTCTTTTTCAGCGCTCATGGAGTTGAGGTGGAGTAGTCGCTACCCCTTTTGGGGGGAGAGCGCCACCCTGAACTGGACTCGGCGCTCTTCAAAATCGCTTCAAAATCGCTGACCAACAAGGCCAGATCAATCTGCCACTCCCCGGGCAAAGCCAGTTGTACCTCTGGCAGGATCCAGTGCCCCGACTGATCCGGCCAAAGAGAACAATGAAACGGTGGGATCCCTTGTCCCGGCAGAGAAAACCCCAGAGTCAAGGCCTGGATCGGGATCCCTTCCACCTCCACCCGCACTTGATTGGGGCCGGGGTGACAGGGAGAAAAGCTCAAGTGAATCGGGGGATCCTCCAACTGTTCTTGACAAACCGGACGGGCCAGGGATCCCTTTTCATGAGCTCAGCCATGACTGGGGGGCGCTTGAGCCACCAAAAAACTGCTCAGGGCCAACACCATGAGCAAACCCACCCCCTCCAAACGGACGATGCTCTGCAACGAGGATCTGACCGCCAAGTGACCTTCTCGCAAAGCCGGTACTAGGCGAAACTTGTTGTGGGCCCCCAGGGCCATGATCATTAACACCAAGATCAACTTGGCCCAAAGATACTGCCCATAGGGATCCGCCAGGGTCCAGCCGCGATGGATCCCACCCATGCCCACTCCCGCCAAGATCAACCCCGGCATCGCCCAAGTGGCTACATCAGTGCGGGGAGTGTCAATAAACCCATTGACAGGGACAGAAGGGCAGACCCTCCCCCAGGCACGGAGGCCCTCAACAGGCTTTCCTGGGAGGCCCGTGTAAGTGAAAATCGTGAAGTGTATCGAGCCGGATGGAGCCGATTTTGAGTACATCGCCAACATCAGTCCCGCAAGCTGTTGCCCCTAACCGGGATCCCTTGATAGCCGAGATCACCGAGCGGGGGGTCGCAGAGATTTTCCCCGGTGGAGCAGCAGCCTTGGCCAAGCGCTTGGCAGAGACGGACCGCCCTTTGCGCATTAAGTTGGGCATTGATCCGACCCGACCCGATTTACACCTGGGCCATTCTGTCGCCTTGCGGAAGTTGAGGCAGTTTCAGGATGCGGGCCATGTGGCGATTTTGCTCATTGGTGATTTTACGGCTCTGGTCGGGGATCCGACGGGGCAATCGGAGGCACGTCCCCGTTTGACACCCGCAGAAGTCGAGGAAAATGCCCGTACCTACCTGGATCAAGCCCGCCAGATTTTGGATTTTGATACCCCCGGTCGGTTGGAACTGCGCCGAAACAGCGAGTGGTTGGCGGGGCTGACCTTGACTGAGATGATTGAGCTTCAGGCCCAGATGACCTTAGGGCAAATGTTGGCCAAAGAGGATTTTGCCCAGCGCTACCAGTCAGGTACACCGGTATATCTGCACGAGTTTCTATATCCGCTTTTGCAGGGCTATGATTCTGTGGCTTTGGAGGCGGACGTGGAATTGGGGGGAACCGACCAACGGTTTAATCTGCTCACAGGGCGGGACTTGCAAATCTGGAAAGGACAAACGCCGCAGTTCTGTCTGACGGTGCCGCTGTTGGAGGGCTTGGATGGCTACCAGAAAATGTCGAAGTCCAAAAACAATTACGTCGGGCTGACGGAGGATCCCCTCACCATGTACTCCAAGCTGGAGAAGGTGCCGGATCATCTGGTGGAGCGTTATTTTGAATTGCTCACCCGGATCCCGTTGACGGAGTTGCCAGATAATCCTAGAGAACGACAGATTCTTTTGGCCAAAACCATTGTGGCCCAGTTTCATTCCGCTGCCGCCGCAGAAGAAGCACAGCGGACAGCCCAATCTTTGGTGTTGCAGGGGAGCACTCAAGAGACGGGATCCATTCCCGAATTTTCCATTGTTCACCTGCAGTATCCGGCCAAACTGAACTACATCTTGCGTGAATCGGGCTTGTGCAAAAGTGCTGCGGATGCCCGCCGACAAATTCAAGGGGGTGCTGTCCGTCTGGATGGCCAAAAAATTGAGGATCCTGAAACCGAGTTTCTCAGTTCAGCTGAACTAGAGGGAAAGATCCTACAGGTGGGCAAAAAGTCTTTCCGTCGTCTTGTTGTAGTGGCCAATTAGTAAGCCCAAACAGAGCTAAAACCAGTCCCGGATTTCCATTTCTTCTGGCTGGATAAATTGGATTGCAATTGGGCAACTACAGGCTCCGGTTTGGGTTTGAGTACCCTTGCCTCTGCCAGAGCCTCTGTGAGCTTTTGTCTCACCAGTTCTTGGGTCTCTAAAACATTGGTTTCTGCTGCCCATTCTGGCGAGTCTTGAACGGGATCATCCTCAGAAGTAAATTCAAGATCGTAGATCTCGTTGCGGTAGTCAGGGCTGAGCCATTCCCAGGCGCGCAAGTTATAAAAATAGGGGAACAGGCGCACGATACACTCGATGTCCAAATGTTCGGCAAAACGACGAAAGGCTTCTTCTTCGGAAACGGGAAAAGGAGCATAGTGATCGGAAACAAACCACTTGAGAAACTTGCGTGCTTCTGGAATGATTTGTTCTGCCGTCATGGATCCCACAGCGGCTGTGTTGAAACAATTCACCAACAGATGCTCTAGCATCACCGCGTTATACTCGGCAAAGCAGGTTTGCTCCCGGGTCTCCACCGGTTGCCAGGGCATATTACCGTTGGCGGCAATCAGTAGATGAACCAAATCATGGGATGGATTGGTTTGAATGTAGCCATGCCCCTCTAGCTTGGCCCCATCACAGCTAAAGAGTTGATGCTGTGGGCTCCAGTAGAACTTCAGTTGCTTTGCCACCATGACCTAATCGTCCTCCTCACCCCAGGGATCCCTCTTCAACCGCTCAAGCTCCTGCAACCTGGTCACCCTTCGGCTGGGAGCATCCCTAAGTGTCACAGCTACTGAACTCGGGATCCCAAGCAAACGACCTGCAAATTACCTCTGAGTGTAGCAAAGCTGCTCCCCTCGGTTGACGGCCCTAACCCTGAATGGCTCCCGATATCCGAATCAACAGGTTCAACGCTTGCCGCCGGTAACGCAAGGATGTCAGGCTGAGAACAAAGCGCTTTTCGTGGCGAATCATGATTCAGCAAGTTAAACGGGTACTTTCCTGGCCACAGCTCCGTCTTATCGGTCTGATATGTGTTCTTTTCTGGGCGATTCCGGCACTGGCCCTTCCGCAAGGCAATGCCATCACCGATGCTCGTACCCTCCTACGACAAGCCTTACCCATTCAGGAGTCCAGCTTGCTGGAATTGGACGAGGCGATCTCCAAAATCGATGCTGATCTGAAATACAACCGTTGGTCAGCAGTACGAGGGGATGTTCGTCTGGTGGAGCGGTTGCTGGATCGCTATGCAGCCCCGTTGCTAGCCGGGTTACCGGAAGCCAAGCTGCCTGCCGCTTCTGAACAGATGGCCAGCATCCGTGAGCAACTCCAAGTGGTGAGTCAGGAAACCCAGCGCAAATCCAAGGGCAAAGAGGCCGCCCGCGCTGCTTACGACCGCCTCTTGGCTAGCCTGGGATCCCTGGAGGACAACTGGTTAGGGCCTTTTCCCTACGATGTCCCTGCCGAGTATGCGGATAGGCCACAACTGCTGGGTCGAGCTGAGGTGGAGCTTAAAACCACCGCCGGAGACCTGTTGATCACCCTAGATGGCTACAGTGCCCCGATTACCGCTGGCAATTTCGCCGATTTGGTGCAGCGGGGCTTCTACGATGGCCTCAGTTTTGACCGGGTGGAAAATTTCTACGTGATTCAAGCGGGGGATCCCCCTGGCCCTGCCGATGGGTATGTGGATCCGGCTACCGGCAAAATCCGTACCATCCCACTGGAAATTCGCGCCAAAGGAGAGGTAATCCCCCACTACGGCCAAACCTTTGAGCAGTTGGGCATGTGGGATGTGGAACCCGCTCTGCCCTTTTCGGCAGAAGGAACAGTGGCCATGGCTCGCTACCCAGAGGATCCCAACAGCGCCTCCTCACAATTTTTTATTTTCATGGCAGAGCCAGATCTAACCCCAGCAGGGTTGAATCTGATGGATGGCCGCTATGCGGTATTTGGCTACGTGACGGAAGGGACGGAAGTGCTGCACCAGATCAAGTTGGGTGACCAGATTTTGAGTGCTAGGTTGGTTTCGGGCCAGGAGAACCTTAGACAGGAGAACCTTAGAAATGTAGGATAACGGCCAAGCTCACAGATACCCTTTGCAACTCAATCGACCAGCTTGCAGCCTTCCAGTGCAGCAGCGGCGGCTCTCCCAGAAATGGAGTGGCAGTAGCTCACTCCAGGCCCTCCTGCCGCACCACATCGATCAACCGCCGTACCGTTGCAGTACCTGAGGAAGCCTTAAATCGAAAAGGGAATTTGCCTTTGCCCAACATGCGCAATCCCAAAGGCGCCAAACTCAGCAACCCCTTGGGATCCCGTCCTTGATTGGCCACCACCTGTAATCCAAAGCGACGTTCATCAACCCAGCCCCCGGAGCGCACCAGTTGCACCAGGGTTTTGCGGTGGCGAATCGGACGGCTGACTTCAGAAACCGGTTTCTCATTGGGATATCTGGCTAGGATCCCTTGCTTCAGTTCCGTAATCTGATCCAGCGGTGCTACCCCCATCGGGCAGACGGTGTTGCAGTTCCAGCAGCGGGTACATCCCCATACCCCAGACAGATTGTCTTGAGCTTGCAGGCGCTCCTCCCGCCGGCTGTCGCGGCTATCCTGCACAAGGCGGTTGGCTTTGGCTAGAGCATGAGGGCCGACAAACTCCGGGTTCACCTCTTTGGCGTTGCAATCGGAATAGCAGGCTCCACAGAGAATGCAGCCACTGGCAGCGTTAAGATGATCCCGCTCGGCAGGCGATTGGAGAAATTCCCGCTCTGGGATCCGACGGCCCGCTGTACTGACAAAGGGATCCACCCGGCTGAGGTCATTCCAGAAGGGTTGCATATCCACAACCAGATCCCGCAAGACCGGCAGGTTACCCATGGGGCCAATGGTGATGCGGGTGGGATGGGGGCGATTCGGTTGCAGCTCCTCTTCGACATGTTGCTGACAAGCCAGGGCGGCTCTACCGTTGATGCGCATGGCGCAGCTGCCACAGATGGTATTGCGGCAGTTTTTGCGAAAGGCAAGGCTGCCATCTTGCTCCCATTTGATTTGGTTGAGGCAATCCAGAATCGTGGCACTGGGGGAAGTCTCTAGCCAGAAGGATTGCAGACGGGGAGGGCCAGGGGGTAATTGACGAAAGATTTGAAATTCAACTTGCATAAGTTCAGACCCAGGCAAAGACAAGAGACCTCATCTTAGCGGCAGTACAGCTGATTCCAGTGGTATCTACTACGGCTAATAGAGGTGAATCTACTGCCTGACAAGGATTTCGTTTGGCTTTCTAGCTTACATGAAGTCGGAAAAAGCTAGAACGGGATCCCTTAAAATGCGCGGCTGAGGGCACTCCCCGGCCCCTGAAACAGCAACCAGGAAATGAGAAAGTTGGTGACGAACACCCCCAGCAACGCGGTCACCACCGCATCGGTTGTGGAGCGCCCCACCCCTTTGGCCCCGCCGGTTGTGGAGAGGCCCCAACTGGAGCCGACAATGGCAATCAAGAACCCGAACACCATCGCCTTAAAACAACACACCAGTAAATCCCAGGGGGCGAGCAGGTTTTGAGCTGAGGTGAGGAACAGGTTGGGGGAGATGTTGTAGACGGAAGCGCAGATGATCATCCCTCCCACCAGCCCCGTGAGCAAAGACAGGATGGTCAGTACGGGCAGCATCAGCCCCGAGGCCATAACCCGCGGGATCACCAGATAATCGACGGGATCCGTGCGCAACAGTTGCAAGGCATCGATCTGTTCGGTCACCTTCATGGTGCCCAGTTCGGCGGCAAAGGCGGATCCCACTCGACCGGCCAGGATCACAGCTGTTACCACGGGGGTGAGTTCACGGGTGAGGGCAATGGCCAAAACGCCCCCAATCAGGGAGGAAGCCCCAAAGTTGATAAACTCTCGCGCCAGTTGGATGGTGAACACACCGCTGATCACCACAGCCGTGATCAAAACAATAAACAAGGATTCCAGCCCGACCGCAGACAACTGATCCAAGGTATTGCGACGATGAATACGGCCTTGGCTGAGATGCAAAATCACTTGCCCAGCCAAGAGCCAGCTATTGCCAACCCGGTTCAACCAGCTCATGCGCCCTCTACCCTGCCCCTAGGAGGCTGATACTTCTGCTGGCTCAGCATCCGGTTCTGCCGGGAGTTGGAAACTCGGCACAAACGAAGCGCGGGTCAGGGGTTGATCGATGATCAGTCCCTCTCCTCCTAAGACCTCTAGGGCGCGGCCCTCCACCGAGATCCACACCCGTGCGTCGGGATTTTGGCTGGTGGCTGTGTAGAGAACCTGGGTGATCCGGCCCATCATCATGCTGGATCCCCCACCTTGGGTGAATTCGGGAGAGAAATTGAGAAAAATATCGTTTCCCTCGATCCGCACATCCAGTACTTGCGTTTCAGGTGGGATCGCCGTACTGAGTTGAGGGTCGTTGGGGCCAGCAATCAGTTCCTGCAGAGCGAGGCGGATCCCTTCTTGGGCATCGAGGGCACGCACGGTACGCTCTTGCTGTACATAGTAGATGGCGTTGTCAGCGGTGGTTAGCCAGTAGACGGAGAGGGTTTGTTGCGGCCCGATGCTGTACCACCAAACTCCCCCCATTAGCCCCAATCCGGTTAAGAAACCCAGGATCCCCAGTTGCAGGGCAGTGCCACGCCGTGGGCGGGAACGCCGTCCTGCCGACCCAATGGATCCGAACTCTGCTATACGCCCTCCGTAGTGGCTCATCGTTGGCAATCCCTCTATCTCACCTAGCTCTAGGGTAGCGAAGAAAGAGCGGCTCTGCGGGGATCCCCCGAAATGGAGCCAAGCGTCCGGGACAGCGATGAAACTGGCACAGCCTCAGCAGCCATGGGCAGCCCGGTTCGGGAGACTGAAAGGTAAGCGGTTATAGATGGCCCACCATTCTCAAGATTTGGAGCAAGATATGAAACCTTTGCCCTTTCAGAAGGATACCCAGGCTTGGATCGCACAGGTTTGGATTGCCTTTATCGCTTCCGTACTGTTTAGTAC comes from the Thermostichus vulcanus str. 'Rupite' genome and includes:
- the tyrS gene encoding tyrosine--tRNA ligase — translated: MEPILSTSPTSVPQAVAPNRDPLIAEITERGVAEIFPGGAAALAKRLAETDRPLRIKLGIDPTRPDLHLGHSVALRKLRQFQDAGHVAILLIGDFTALVGDPTGQSEARPRLTPAEVEENARTYLDQARQILDFDTPGRLELRRNSEWLAGLTLTEMIELQAQMTLGQMLAKEDFAQRYQSGTPVYLHEFLYPLLQGYDSVALEADVELGGTDQRFNLLTGRDLQIWKGQTPQFCLTVPLLEGLDGYQKMSKSKNNYVGLTEDPLTMYSKLEKVPDHLVERYFELLTRIPLTELPDNPRERQILLAKTIVAQFHSAAAAEEAQRTAQSLVLQGSTQETGSIPEFSIVHLQYPAKLNYILRESGLCKSAADARRQIQGGAVRLDGQKIEDPETEFLSSAELEGKILQVGKKSFRRLVVVAN
- a CDS encoding peptidylprolyl isomerase, with product MIQQVKRVLSWPQLRLIGLICVLFWAIPALALPQGNAITDARTLLRQALPIQESSLLELDEAISKIDADLKYNRWSAVRGDVRLVERLLDRYAAPLLAGLPEAKLPAASEQMASIREQLQVVSQETQRKSKGKEAARAAYDRLLASLGSLEDNWLGPFPYDVPAEYADRPQLLGRAEVELKTTAGDLLITLDGYSAPITAGNFADLVQRGFYDGLSFDRVENFYVIQAGDPPGPADGYVDPATGKIRTIPLEIRAKGEVIPHYGQTFEQLGMWDVEPALPFSAEGTVAMARYPEDPNSASSQFFIFMAEPDLTPAGLNLMDGRYAVFGYVTEGTEVLHQIKLGDQILSARLVSGQENLRQENLRNVG
- a CDS encoding succinate dehydrogenase/fumarate reductase iron-sulfur subunit, whose product is MQVEFQIFRQLPPGPPRLQSFWLETSPSATILDCLNQIKWEQDGSLAFRKNCRNTICGSCAMRINGRAALACQQHVEEELQPNRPHPTRITIGPMGNLPVLRDLVVDMQPFWNDLSRVDPFVSTAGRRIPEREFLQSPAERDHLNAASGCILCGACYSDCNAKEVNPEFVGPHALAKANRLVQDSRDSRREERLQAQDNLSGVWGCTRCWNCNTVCPMGVAPLDQITELKQGILARYPNEKPVSEVSRPIRHRKTLVQLVRSGGWVDERRFGLQVVANQGRDPKGLLSLAPLGLRMLGKGKFPFRFKASSGTATVRRLIDVVRQEGLE
- a CDS encoding GerMN domain-containing protein → MSHYGGRIAEFGSIGSAGRRSRPRRGTALQLGILGFLTGLGLMGGVWWYSIGPQQTLSVYWLTTADNAIYYVQQERTVRALDAQEGIRLALQELIAGPNDPQLSTAIPPETQVLDVRIEGNDIFLNFSPEFTQGGGSSMMMGRITQVLYTATSQNPDARVWISVEGRALEVLGGEGLIIDQPLTRASFVPSFQLPAEPDAEPAEVSAS
- a CDS encoding MlaE family lipid ABC transporter permease subunit, yielding MSWLNRVGNSWLLAGQVILHLSQGRIHRRNTLDQLSAVGLESLFIVLITAVVISGVFTIQLAREFINFGASSLIGGVLAIALTRELTPVVTAVILAGRVGSAFAAELGTMKVTEQIDALQLLRTDPVDYLVIPRVMASGLMLPVLTILSLLTGLVGGMIICASVYNISPNLFLTSAQNLLAPWDLLVCCFKAMVFGFLIAIVGSSWGLSTTGGAKGVGRSTTDAVVTALLGVFVTNFLISWLLFQGPGSALSRAF
- the groL gene encoding chaperonin GroEL (60 kDa chaperone family; promotes refolding of misfolded polypeptides especially under stressful conditions; forms two stacked rings of heptamers to form a barrel-shaped 14mer; ends can be capped by GroES; misfolded proteins enter the barrel where they are refolded when GroES binds) yields the protein MAKLILFKDEARKALEQGINQLANAVKVTVGPKGRNVVLEKKFGAPQIINDGVTIAKEIELADPLENTGAQLMREVASKTNDVAGDGTTTATILAQSMVREGLKNISAGANPISLRRGIEKTTAYLVEQIAAHAKPVEGRKTIAEVAALAAGNDSEVGEMIAKAMDAVGRDGVITVEESKSLETELDLVEGMQFDRGYISPYFVTDPERLVTEYENAYLLITNNKISSLQDLVPILERVAREGRPLLVLAEDVEGEALATLVVNRLRGVLNVVAVKAPAFGDRRKAMLEDIAILTGGQMISEDIGIKLDSVTLDMMGVARKITVTKDKTTIVTDGSTKALVEKRVGQIRKQLEATDSEYDREKLQERIAKLSGGVAVIKVGAATETELKDRKLRIEDALNATKAAVEEGIVPGGGATLLHLSKGIPAFKAKLKPEEQIGADIVSRALQAPLFQIAHNSGLEGSVVVEKVLEKEMPFGFDALTGNYVDLIAQGIVDPAKVARSALQNAASIAGMYLTTEAIVVEKPEPKSAAPAGGPGSMGGMGGMGMM
- a CDS encoding CopD family protein; the protein is MLAMYSKSAPSGSIHFTIFTYTGLPGKPVEGLRAWGRVCPSVPVNGFIDTPRTDVATWAMPGLILAGVGMGGIHRGWTLADPYGQYLWAKLILVLMIMALGAHNKFRLVPALREGHLAVRSSLQSIVRLEGVGLLMVLALSSFLVAQAPPSHG